From Grus americana isolate bGruAme1 chromosome 22, bGruAme1.mat, whole genome shotgun sequence, the proteins below share one genomic window:
- the LOC129195287 gene encoding feather keratin 1-like: MSCYNQCLPCQPCGPTPLANSCNEPCVRQCQDSTVVIQPSPVVVTLPGPILSSFPQSTAVGSSTSAAVGSILSSEGVPISSGGFGLSGFGLSGFGSRNCGRRCLPC, from the coding sequence atgtcctgctacaaccagtgcctgccctgccagccctgcggcccgaccccgctggccaacagctgcaacgagccctgcgtcaggcagtgccaggactccaccgtcgtcatccagccctcccccgtggtggtgaccctgcccggacccatcctcagctccttcccgcagAGCACCGCCGTGGgatcctccacctccgctgccgttggcagcatcctcagctctgagggagtgcccatctcctccggGGGCTTTggcctctccggcttcggcctctccggcttcggcAGCCGCAACTgcggcaggaggtgcctcccctgctaa